Proteins found in one Populus alba chromosome 14, ASM523922v2, whole genome shotgun sequence genomic segment:
- the LOC118050692 gene encoding uncharacterized protein, with product MSPPEKHIAKSSYSWFKKFQYGPEKHNPKRSYSWFKKFQYDPDTDSASETRNALLVVVALIAAVTFQAGVNPPGGVWQDDGNGTQVAGKGHVAGRAIYASQKGAYYVFVVSNTLALSSCILVITSLTYRFPFHFEIWVATASMMVTYASAVFAVTPRESVRFRYLLIVASVPFVMRCLGYFFKKYCGCFFKKYCGCFFKKYCMSDNDNQIGSQEEGDKRDGQAGQQV from the coding sequence ATGTCTCCGCCTGAAAAACACATTGCTAAAAGTAGTTATAGCTGGTTCAAGAAATTTCAGTATGGTCCAGAAAAACACAATCCTAAAAGAAGTTATAGCTGGTTCAAGAAATTTCAGTATGATCCAGACACAGACTCAGCAAGCGAAACTAGAAATGCTTTGCTAGTAGTTGTGGCCTTGATTGCAGCAGTGACTTTCCAGGCTGGGGTGAACCCTCCTGGAGGGGTCTGGCAAGATGATGGAAATGGTACTCAAGTTGCAGGAAAAGGTCATGTTGCAGGAAGAGCAATTTATGCATCTCAAAAGGGTGCTTACTATGTTTTCGTGGTATCAAACACTTTGGCTCTATCCTCTTGTATACTTGTCATTACATCTCTCACTTACAGGTTCCCTTTCCATTTTGAAATATGGGTTGCTACAGCTTCAATGATGGTAACCTATGCATCTGCGGTTTTTGCTGTTACTCCTCGTGAATCTGTGCGTTTTCGCTATCTTTTGATTGTAGCTTCAGTGCCTTTTGTGATGAGGTGTTTGGGTTATTTCTTCAAGAAGTACTGTGGTTGTTTCTTCAAGAAGTACTGTGGTTGTTTCTTCAAGAAGTACTGTATGAGTGACAATgataatcaaataggaagtcagGAAGAAGGAGACAAGAGGGATGGGCAAGCAGGCCAACAAGTGTag